A single Metarhizium brunneum chromosome 5, complete sequence DNA region contains:
- the rpl37 gene encoding 60S ribosomal protein L37 produces the protein MSRRSLHIQKHECSSCGYPSAKTRKYNWGEKAKRRKTVGTGRCRYLKDVSRRFKNGFRTGTPKGARGSTTKSE, from the exons ATGA GTCGCCGCTCCTTGCACATCCAGAAGCATGAGTGCTCTTCTTGCGGCTACCCGTCCGCCAAGACTCGCAAGT ACAACTGGGGCGAGAAGGCCAAGCGAAGAAAGACTGTTGGCACCGGCCGCTGCCGCTACCTCAAGGACGTCTCTCGCCGATTCAAGAACGGCTTCCGAACCGGCACTCCCAAGGGCGCTCGTGGCTCTACCACCAAGTCGGAGTAA
- the chr3 gene encoding Chitin synthase regulatory factor 3, whose amino-acid sequence MVEVEVSDRMLVQRRAVLHPREDTTKLPRSSNSAVDKLIMIIKMDMPTMAREEATETMELDDIKTIMCLAREEEAQCIRTQRKVALYLVLELLTEPGEVHIRRVEAWDQDLVVACHHEVVLLERDLVNIPKEIMAAEDPLRIIQRPDIMAMTRNDSWLAKSRSPDQGYGGPQQGLPAGQAGGNFGHYDGAYGGGPQRPVGNEFGPPARSMTMPVNDFGSSQNMPPPRRVGTAPFNGVSGAGSVPARPATASGHRPPPQRIYPADRQTPSADPYGGGAYNDDRGAYGGAAAPTGQAPHPGPSSSVDDLYDSYYDGPGVNDSDPRNQYGAEPARSSYPDFQSAPADPGRGSFDQSMRPATEQTQPGAHGMPRLHHAKSEANFHEPQAAVFEMAGDIPSMPPMPQVKPYQPGFGQGYGAPPAGYDQLPPRGPSAPPGPIQDVRGGGAMGMVRHGATSSTQTNIDTLPSHPTPVRPGLMANSVVNMNNRPPPVRNYGVVQQQQQQQPSQQYNQSLPPQQQQQQAGHVGGGYPASVEAGQLQEPVTPQELERLRMVIKVNANDQESALRLAKRLIQAADVLAPKLPDPKQRMKARERYLMDSHKVLKKLSNAQNSEAMFVLADSLGKGLFGHEPDNKEAFTLYQSAAKVGHAAAAYRTAVCCEIGHEDGGGTRKDPLKAMQWYKRAATLGDPPAMYKVGMILLKGLLGQPRNPREAVGWLKRAAERADAENPHALHELGLLYESAQPNDAIIRDEGYALSLFQQAADLGYKYSQYRLGCAFEHGALGCPIDSRQSIYWYSQAAQQEEHQSELALSGWYLTGSPGVLNQSDTEAYLWARKAAVAGLAKAEYAMGYFTEVGIGVPANLEDAKRWYWRAAAQDFPKARDRLEDLKRAGKGGPVRPRERLSRSRIEKERQDGECTVM is encoded by the exons ATGGTGGAGGTGGAGGTCAGCGACCGTATGCTGGTCCAGCGGCGCGCCGTCCTGCACCCCAGGGAGGATACAACGAAGCTCCCCCGCAGCAGCAATTCGGCGGTCGACAAGCTTATAATGATTATCAAAATGGATATGCCTACGATGGCCAGGGAGGAGGCTACAGAGACGATGGAGCTCGACGATATCAAGACAATTATGTGCCTGGCCCGGGAAGAGGAGGCCCAATGCATCCGTACGCAAAGGAAGGTGGCTCTATACCTCGTCCTGGAACTGCTGACGGAACCCGGGGAGGTCCATATCCGCAGGGTAGAGGCATGGGACCAGGACCTGGTCGTGGCATGCCACCACGAGGTGGTCCTCCTGGAGCGCGACCTGGTCAATATCCCCAAGGAGATTATGGCG GCCGAAGACCCCCTCCGAATCATCCAGCGGCCGGATATAATGGCTATGACCAGGAACGACAGCTGGCTGGCCAAAT CACGAAGTCCAGATCAGGGCTATGGGGGTCCGCAACAAGGCCTGCCTGCTGGACAGGCTGGTGGTAATTTTGGCCATTATGATGGTGCGTACGGCGGTGGGCCGCAGCGACCCGTAGGGAACGAATTCGGTCCTCCAGCAAGGAGCATGACGATGCCAGTTAACGATTTTGGTTCCTCACAAAATATGCCTCCACCGCGACGAGTAGGTACAGCACCTTTCAATGGAGTCTCCGGAGCAGGAAGCGTGCCAGCAAGACCTGCAACGGCCAGCGGCCATCGCCCTCCCCCACAAAGGATTTACCCAGCAGATCGTCAGACACCGTCTGCGGACCCTTATGGTGGTGGAGCATACAATGACGACCGAGGGGCATACGGCGGCGCTGCAGCACCAACGGGACAGGCTCCTCACCCGGGTCCGTCATCGTCGGTTGACGATTTGTACGACTCATATTACGACGGTCCCGGAGTCAACGATTCCGATCCGCGGAATCAGTACGGAGCTGAGCCGGCCAGGTCTAGTTATCCCGATTTCCAGTCTGCACCTGCCGACCCAGGCCGCGGATCCTTCGACCAGTCGATGCGTCCCGCAACAGAGCAGACGCAGCCCGGTGCGCATGGTATGCCGAGACTTCATCACGCCAAGTCCGAGGCCAATTTTCACGAACCACAAGCTGCGGTCTTTGAGATGGCTGGTGATATACCTTCCATGCCCCCTATGCCACAAGTGAAGCCTTACCAGCCGGGATTCGGCCAGGGATATGGTGCGCCGCCCGCTGGTTACGATCAGTTGCCTCCGCGAGGACCCAGTGCACCCCCGGGTCCCATTCAAGATGTGAGAGGCGGAGGTGCCATGGGGATGGTCCGGCATGGCGCAACGTCGTCGACGCAAACGAATATCGATACCCTTCCTTCACATCCTACGCCGGTTCGTCCAGGGTTGATGGCTAACTCCGTGGTGAATATGAATAACCGGCCTCCCCCTGTTCGAAACTACGGCGTTgtacagcagcagcagcagcagcaaccgtCCCAACAATACAACCAATCCCTGCCGcctcagcaacagcaacaacaggcCGGGCATGTTGGAGGTGGATATCCCGCTTCTGTGGAAGCAGGACAGCTTCAGGAGCCAGTGACGCCGCAGGAGCTCGAACGTCTGCGAATGGTTATTAAGGTGAACGCCAACGACCAGGAATCAGCTCTGCGTCTAGCAAAGCGCCTCATTCAAGCTGCCGATGTGCTGGCTCCAAAGCTGCCTGACCCTAAGCAGCGGATGAAGGCCCGTGAGAGATACCTCATGGATTCGCACAAGGTTCTCAAAAAGCTTTCCAACGCACAAAACTCAGAGGCCATGTTTGTTTTGGCTGATAGCCTCGGCAAGGGTCTGTTTGGCCACGAGCCGGATAACAAAGAAGCCTTTACTCTGTATCAGTCAGCGGCCAAAGTAGggcatgctgctgctgcgtaTCGAACCGCGGTGTGTTGTGAGATTGGTCAtgaagatggtggtggcacGCGCAAAGACCCCCTCAAAGCGATGCAGTGGTACAAGCGCGCAGCTACGCTCGGCGACCCCCCAGCCATGTATAAGGTAGGTATGATTCTCCTCAAGGGACTGTTGGGTCAGCCTAGAAATCCGCGCGAGGCTGTAGGCTGGTTGAAGCGTGCTGCAGAGAGGGCGGATGCAGAGAATCCGCATGCGCTCCATGAGCTCGGACTGCTTTACGAATCGGCGCAACCTAACGACGCTATTATCCGAGATGAAGGCTACGCCCTGAGCCTGTTTCAGCAGGCTGCAGATTTAGGCTACAAGTACTCACAGTATCGGCTTGGCTGTGCATTTGAACATGGCGCTCTTGGCTGCCCAATTGACTCCAGGCAATCTATCTATTGGTATTCGCAGGCAGCTCAGCAGGAAGAACATCAGTCAGAGCTAGCGCTTAGTGGATGGTACCTGACGGGAAGCCCAGGAGTTCTGAACCAGAGCGATACAGAGGCATACCTCTGGGCAAGAAAAGCGGCTGTGGCCGGCCTGGCAAAGGCTGAATACGCGATGGGATACTTTACAGAAGTTGGGATTGGCGTCCCTGCCAACTTGGAAGATGCAAAACGATGGTATTGGAGAGCTGCTG CGCAAGACTTCCCCAAGGCGAGAGATCGTCTTGAAGACCTCAAACGTGCAGGCAAGGGCGGACCTGTTAGACCTCGGGAACGACTTTCACGCAGTAGAATTGAGAAGGAACGACAAGACGGGGAATGTACGGTAATGTGA
- the PANK gene encoding Pantothenate kinase: MTPAVEHRDPAGGGTAAVTMRQPVTEAEASRTMTSTEEINNTITRPGSVKINVQGAFIVDPDTSTPAVGSTTNSHGNGRGSPTHHETSDIRLPNHTAVVSHIAVDIGGSLIKLVYFSREVHSMEPGGRLNFQIFETDRIDDCVEFMKHLRDNQLALNGSKPGELCVMATGGGAYKFYDKIRDALGVDVLREDEMECLIIGLDFFITEIPREVFTYSETDPMHFVTPRERIYPYLLVNIGSGVSILKVDGPRSYQRVGGTSLGGGTLWGLLSLLTGAQNFDEMLEQAGHGDNANVDMLVGDIYGTDYGKIGLKSTTIASSFGKVFRKKSLAEAAAATHKGQPNEKAGPIELGFTESDISRSLLYAVSNNIGQIAYLQSQIHNVSDIYFGGSFIRGHRQTMNTLSYGLKFWSKGEKQAYFLRHEGYLGAVGAFLKRQPKNWGRRNSLEGMEEMLELRKSGKVKEALAL, encoded by the exons ATGACGCCCGCCGTTGAGCATCGCGACCCCGCCGGTGGTGGTACCGCCGCCGTCACAATGCGGCAGCCTGTGACCGAGGCAGAGGCGTCTAGGACTATGACTTCGACGGAGGAGATCAACAACACCATTACCAGGCCGGGCAGCGTCAAGATCAATGTTCAAGGCGCTTTTATCGTCGATCCGGATACGTCTACCCCAGCGGTGGGCAGCACGACCAACTCCCACGGCAATGGGCGCGGAAGCCCGACGCATCACGAGACGAGCGATATTCGATTGCCAAACCACACCGCCGTGGTCAGCCATATTGCAGTCGAT ATTGGCGGGTCGCTCATTAAGCTGGTGTACTTCTCCCGTGAGGTGCATTCCATGGAACCCGGCGGCCGGCTAAACTTTCAGATCTTCGAGACTGATCGAATCGACGATTGTGTCGAATTCATGAAGCACCTGCGTGACAACCAATTGGCCCTCAATGGCTCCAAGCCCGGAGAGCTGTGTGTCATGGCTACTGGCGGTGGCGCATACAAATTTTACGACAAGATTCGAGATGCCCTCGGCGTTGACGTGCTGAGAGAGGACGAAATGGAGTGTCTCATTATCG GTCTTGATTTCTTCATCACGGAGATTCCCCGGGAGGTCTTTACGTACTCCGAGACCGATCCTATGCACTTTGTGACTCCGAGGGAAAGGATATATCCTTATCTTTTGGTCAACATTGGGTCTGGGGTTTCCATCCTGAAAGTCGATGGCCCTCGATCCTACCAACGAGTTGGCGGCACCTCGCTTGGCGGGGGTACGTTATGGGGACTGCTGTCATTATTGACGGGCGCTCAAAACTTTGACGAAATGTTGGAACAGGCCGGTCACGGCGACAAtgccaatgttgacatgCTTGTCGGCGACATCTATGGCACCGACTATGGCAAGATTGGGCTCAAGAGCACCACCATTGCATCATCCTTTGGCAAAGTGTTTCGCAAGAAGAGCTTGGCGGaagccgcggccgccacgCACAAGGGTCAGCCAAACGAAAAGGCTGGTCCGATAGAGTTGGGGTTTACAGAAAGCGACATTTCGAGGTCGCTACTATACGCCGTCTCCAATAACATTGGACAGATTGCGTATTTGCAGTCGCAAATACACAATGTGTCGGACATTTACTTTGGCGGCTCATTCATCCGCGGCCACCGACAAACAATGAACACTCTCAGTTATGGTCTGAAGTTTTGGAGCAAGGGGGAGAAGCAAGCTTATTTCTTGCGGCATGAAGGCTATCTCGGCGCCGTTGGCGCATTCTTGAAGCGGCAACCGAAGAACTGGGGACGTAGAAACAGTCTTGAGGGCATGGAAGAAATGCTCGAACTTAGGAAGAGCGGAAAGGTAAAGGAAGCGTTGGCATTGTAA